Genomic window (Phacochoerus africanus isolate WHEZ1 chromosome 1, ROS_Pafr_v1, whole genome shotgun sequence):
CCTGCCCTTTGATGCAAAATTTAGTAACTGTAACTGTATTATACTTTATGCTTGGAAGATAGAAGGTGATGGGAACCAATCTTTCTGCCTTTGAGATTATCACCCCAGACTAGCATCTGTCAAAATACTTTACTGTGTCCAATCTCAGTGCTGTAAACTCCCTCCTTACAGCCACATCCTCCAACTGCCCTGTTTTACAACCTTTAAATTCTGTATAGCAGCCATTATGGTTCAAAAGGTTCCCACCTGTGTGGTCCCCCACACCAGGACGTTTTGTGGTGGATGTCATTCCATGTAATGACATCTGAAGCTCCTGTTTGTCGAGACTCTCCCACTGTGAAGATTAGTTTTTGCTTAAAGGCCCTACGAAGCAATCCCAaaacttcatttccttccttgttaTCAGGCAAGTATGCAGTTCGACGTATTCCTGAAAATCTCTTTCCTGGGTTTGGGTGCTCTTTCTGtacaaagataagaaaatgtCACATGAAAACATCCCTGTGTCTGAATTTAACAATATGCATAGATGTGTTCATATGCAGGtaggacaaacaaaaaacaacagaagtatTGAAGGTTTGTTCATACCCCCCATGTAATTCATATTTGCCCTCTTTCCCCAAGTTCATGCTAGGAACGCTATCTGCCTTGCTGACTACCCCCACTCCAAGACACAGTCACTACCCACCCTTTCTCTGTCTTAACAGACACAATAGATACCTAAGTTATAAATAAACGTTGTTACTTTATCATCACTTAAAACCCTTGCATGTGACCATGGAGATAATTACCCGGGAAATCCACTGTCTAATTGGTAGCTGAACAGTCCCTTTTGCTCTGGTAATCCCAATATATTGGGAAGAAACCAAGGGACCTCAGAAACACTTACTGTTTGTACGCCTCCTTCAATAACATACGTAATCACAATGGTGCCACAGAGTTCATAACCTGGAAGTGATTCTCTTACGACAGTGACATACATGTCTCCATCTGGCTGATTCCCTTTCTGGACACCATAGGAAGTTTGGCACACAGGACAGACTGGCTTATATGATAAGGCTTTGTTGATACAAGGGCCGCAGAATTCATGCTTGCACTTTGAGAgcacttttttattactcatgaTGTCCATACAGATGCTACATATGTCCTTTTCCTTGTTCCCTCTTGACACTTGAACACTGATGGGGCACAGGAGTGTTGGTGAAGCTGTTTTTGAATCATTACTATCAATGTCCATGAGTGTTTCATTCCATTTCTCTCCAGCCGACAGAGACATTCCCGCTCTGCTTAAGACATACTCTTTTGCCTTTGCAAGGTGATGTGGCAACCCAGTCAAAGTCACTGACTCTTGATTTAGCACAAAGTGTATATCCGGATGGCTTTTTCTAAAGTCATCAGAGAACTTGGCCCCTTGTAAATGCTTTCTTTCCTTGACCAAATGTTTCAGTGAAATAACTTCTTTCACAATCTGACATGAGACATGTTGGTAACTATCGATGAAACTTGAATAAGCATGCACAGACAGGTTTAACTCCTTGGATATAGGTTCAAACAGAATGCAGGTTTTCTGACCTATTCCCCAAATTTTACTTTGAGTGTCGTACTTTCTTTCAATCTTTGATATCTCCTGGAATAATTCTGCTTCTAAAAGCTTGTAGTGAGCAGTGTCCATCTCAATTACATTCGTCATGAGTCCGGGAGTCAGTATTTTCACAGGTGCGGTGACAAGACTTTCAGAAATTTTTGAGGCAAGAAAATCTTTGGCAGCCGAAATGTCACCTGTGGTCCCAAGGAGAGttaattctctgccttttgccTTTATGAGGAGCTTTTTAAACTGGTCACTTAATTCCTGTTTGACTTTATTTGCCTGCATATTGTCTGCTAAAGCAACACTGTCCTTGCTCAGAGTCTCTACGGTCTTCTGAAATTCACTGGCAAAAACCCCGAGAGCTGCTTCAAGATCACTTGATTGTCTTGCAGTGAAGTCTAAATAGACCATACCCTGAGAAGTCTCCTGAGAGTTTATTCTTATACCAAATGTTTTCTGTATTGAGAGTATTATATCGGGAGAGGTATATGTGAAGTATTCAAAGAAAGCCAAGGGAACTTCAAAACCGTTGCTTTTTGCTTCTGACTTGGTTTTTGATTCAGAGGGAAAAACATAGCTGTTCCTGTCCTGTTGATGGAACAGCTCCCTCTCTGTTGTCATGGGGGACAATTCATGTGTCTGCCCCCTTCCCAGGAGCTGCTCATTCAAGAagctatgtattttttcaatatcTTTGAAGTCACCAAACACTGTCTCAATTCCATCAGCACCCTCCCATCGTTGGACATTGGGGCAGAGAGTGGTGATGCGTTCCCTCTGCTCTTTAGAAAACAGGCGGCAGTTCAGTTCAGCTGTGACAGTAAGAAAGATCTGAAATTTTGAAAGGGAACAAGTGAACTCTCTTAGACATCCAGGCCTACGTTCTCCTCGCAGGAACATATCTAGAGACTAGAGAAACAACCAccatgacttctttctttttttctttttctttttttttattactcaaatgaatttatcacatctgtagttgtataatgatcataacaatctaatttcacaggatttccatcccatatgACTTCTTTCAAATCCTTTTTGCAACATACCCAGAGGAGCCCAGCCCTAGGTGTACATCAGAATCGTATGGTCAGGGAAGAAAACGCCAAGGCCCAGCCACATCTCCATAGATTCTgagcagtattttttaaagttccctgGACAAGACACCTGGATTCTCGAGCTGCCACTATCTGTTTGACCTTGGGAAGTTGGGTGAAAAGAAGGCACTCTGGCTTTCTGGGTAAACTGCTGTTATTTTTCACTAAAGAGTGTGAGCCTGGAACAG
Coding sequences:
- the DTX3L gene encoding E3 ubiquitin-protein ligase DTX3L, with protein sequence MASNGCPPSPLLVRVSQPGTRLQRKLEKYFQSRESGGGECTVQALDRNNPDTFRVQFLQRAGKEGVLKKEKHQIVVDSKTVTIFLESNETAIEKNTRPRISSLTQSKKGARDGEKQPNEKHIPNAADSSIQKIFLTVTAELNCRLFSKEQRERITTLCPNVQRWEGADGIETVFGDFKDIEKIHSFLNEQLLGRGQTHELSPMTTERELFHQQDRNSYVFPSESKTKSEAKSNGFEVPLAFFEYFTYTSPDIILSIQKTFGIRINSQETSQGMVYLDFTARQSSDLEAALGVFASEFQKTVETLSKDSVALADNMQANKVKQELSDQFKKLLIKAKGRELTLLGTTGDISAAKDFLASKISESLVTAPVKILTPGLMTNVIEMDTAHYKLLEAELFQEISKIERKYDTQSKIWGIGQKTCILFEPISKELNLSVHAYSSFIDSYQHVSCQIVKEVISLKHLVKERKHLQGAKFSDDFRKSHPDIHFVLNQESVTLTGLPHHLAKAKEYVLSRAGMSLSAGEKWNETLMDIDSNDSKTASPTLLCPISVQVSRGNKEKDICSICMDIMSNKKVLSKCKHEFCGPCINKALSYKPVCPVCQTSYGVQKGNQPDGDMYVTVVRESLPGYELCGTIVITYVIEGGVQTKEHPNPGKRFSGIRRTAYLPDNKEGNEVLGLLRRAFKQKLIFTVGESRQTGASDVITWNDIHHKTSWCGGPHRYGYPDPDYLKRVKQELKSKGIE